The following coding sequences lie in one Bacteroidota bacterium genomic window:
- the tnpA gene encoding IS200/IS605 family transposase has product MSNTYTQIHIHAVFAVKDRRSLIRRGWKDDLYKYITAIVQSNNHKMLAINGMPDHLHILFGLRPTQSLSDLIREIKSSSSKWINEKGFVTGRFSWQEGFGAFSYAKKDLQTVINYIENQEKHHARRSFREEYLDFLRDFEVTYDERYLFQPIEVDYKLFQ; this is encoded by the coding sequence ATGTCGAACACCTATACCCAAATCCACATTCATGCTGTTTTTGCTGTCAAAGACAGGCGAAGCCTCATCAGGAGAGGATGGAAAGACGATTTATACAAATATATCACCGCCATTGTGCAAAGCAATAATCACAAAATGTTGGCTATCAATGGAATGCCTGATCATCTGCATATTCTTTTCGGTCTTCGCCCAACACAATCATTATCGGATTTGATTCGGGAAATCAAGTCAAGCTCATCCAAATGGATCAACGAAAAGGGATTTGTAACGGGCAGATTTTCATGGCAGGAAGGCTTTGGAGCTTTTTCCTATGCAAAGAAGGACTTGCAGACGGTTATCAATTACATTGAAAATCAGGAGAAACATCACGCTCGTAGGTCGTTTCGGGAGGAATATCTGGATTTTCTTCGGGATTTTGAGGTTACATATGATGAACGATATTTGTTTCAACCCATCGAGGTGGACTATAAGCTTTTTCAGTAA
- the trmD gene encoding tRNA (guanosine(37)-N1)-methyltransferase TrmD — MHIDIITIFPEMFDGPFSESIIKRAIHKGLVNISLHNLRDYTTDKHHKVDDYPFGGGAGMVMMVEPIDRCISHLRSLRNYDEVIYMSPDGVLLNQGLCNTLSLRKNLILLCGHYKGIDERVREHLVTMEISIGDYVLSGGELAAAVLTDSIVRLLPGVLGDETSALSDSFQDGLVSPPVYTRPRNYKGWEVPEVLLSGNDKRISEWRLQQAIERTRKRRPGMIGERGE, encoded by the coding sequence ATGCATATCGACATCATCACCATATTCCCCGAAATGTTTGATGGCCCCTTCAGCGAGAGCATCATCAAAAGGGCAATACATAAAGGTCTGGTTAACATCAGCTTGCACAACCTTCGCGACTACACCACCGATAAGCACCACAAGGTGGACGACTACCCTTTTGGCGGCGGAGCCGGTATGGTGATGATGGTGGAACCTATCGACCGGTGCATCAGTCACCTCAGGTCGCTGCGCAATTACGACGAAGTCATCTATATGAGTCCTGATGGCGTGTTGCTCAACCAGGGCCTGTGCAACACCCTCTCGTTACGTAAAAACCTCATCCTCCTCTGCGGCCATTACAAAGGGATAGACGAGCGCGTGCGTGAACACCTGGTTACTATGGAAATTTCCATTGGGGATTATGTGTTGTCGGGGGGTGAGCTGGCTGCAGCTGTACTCACCGACAGCATCGTCAGACTGCTGCCTGGGGTGCTGGGCGACGAGACCTCAGCGCTTTCGGATTCGTTTCAGGACGGGCTTGTTTCGCCACCTGTCTATACCCGTCCGCGCAACTACAAAGGTTGGGAAGTGCCGGAGGTGTTGCTCAGCGGCAACGACAAGCGCATCAGCGAATGGCGGCTGCAACAGGCCATCGAGCGCACCAGAAAAAGACGACCCGGGATGATCGGGGAGAGAGGGGAATAA
- a CDS encoding NAD-dependent succinate-semialdehyde dehydrogenase → MKSINPFDGSLIAEYPPMSEAEIADRIAETDKAFAVWSDMELSRRSVFMERLGELLEQDKEKYARIITAEMGKPIREARTEVAKCAWLCSHFARNSADYLRDRQVDTEARRTVVRYEPLGVLFAIMPWNFPFWQVMRFAVPALMAGNTVLFKHAPNVTGCGRAITEAFAAAGFPQGVVSQLVMDVEHTEMVIAHAAVRGVSITGSERAGRSVAALAGRHLKKVALELGGSDAFIVFPDAELGDACTTGMRSRMLNAGQVCIAAKRFLVHEDIYDAFVQQQLELLQALQPGNPMDEHTEIGPMARPDLMLTLTEQLSQTLSAGAKLSFGGRTFPDYPNIFMPTLVENVRPGMRLWDEETFGPVMCLSRFGSTNEAIALANASPYGLGASVWTSDQDLAQHVAMRLQTGSVFVNSLVKSDPRLPFGGIKNSGFGRELGEAGIKEFVNIKTYWYQ, encoded by the coding sequence ATGAAAAGCATCAACCCCTTCGATGGCAGCCTGATAGCCGAATACCCTCCGATGAGCGAAGCTGAAATTGCTGACCGGATCGCAGAAACCGACAAGGCTTTTGCTGTCTGGTCGGACATGGAGCTGTCGCGGAGATCGGTTTTCATGGAGCGACTGGGTGAGCTGTTGGAGCAGGACAAGGAAAAATATGCCCGCATCATCACCGCCGAGATGGGCAAACCCATACGCGAGGCGCGGACAGAGGTAGCCAAATGTGCCTGGCTATGCAGCCACTTTGCCCGGAACTCGGCAGACTATCTCAGGGACAGGCAGGTGGACACCGAGGCACGTCGGACGGTGGTGCGATACGAACCCCTTGGGGTGTTGTTTGCCATCATGCCATGGAACTTCCCGTTCTGGCAGGTGATGCGTTTTGCCGTCCCGGCCCTGATGGCAGGCAATACGGTTTTGTTCAAGCATGCGCCCAATGTCACCGGCTGCGGGCGTGCAATAACGGAGGCATTTGCCGCTGCAGGATTCCCGCAAGGCGTTGTATCGCAACTTGTTATGGATGTTGAGCATACCGAAATGGTCATTGCACACGCTGCAGTGCGCGGGGTGAGCATCACCGGAAGCGAGCGGGCCGGACGAAGCGTGGCTGCACTGGCAGGCAGGCATCTGAAAAAGGTTGCACTGGAACTGGGTGGATCGGATGCCTTTATTGTGTTTCCGGATGCCGAGCTTGGCGATGCCTGCACCACCGGCATGCGTTCGCGCATGCTCAATGCCGGTCAGGTGTGCATAGCTGCCAAACGCTTCCTGGTTCACGAGGACATATATGACGCATTTGTGCAACAGCAGCTCGAACTTCTTCAGGCCCTGCAACCCGGCAATCCTATGGACGAACATACTGAGATAGGTCCCATGGCCCGTCCCGATCTGATGCTGACACTCACCGAACAGCTCTCTCAGACCCTCTCGGCCGGAGCAAAGCTGAGCTTTGGCGGACGTACCTTTCCGGATTACCCGAATATCTTCATGCCTACATTGGTCGAAAATGTGCGGCCTGGCATGCGGCTGTGGGACGAAGAAACCTTTGGCCCGGTGATGTGTCTGAGCCGGTTTGGCAGCACCAACGAAGCCATCGCACTGGCAAATGCGAGTCCCTATGGCCTGGGCGCCTCGGTCTGGACCAGCGATCAGGATCTGGCACAACATGTGGCCATGCGCCTTCAAACCGGAAGCGTATTTGTAAACAGCCTGGTAAAGTCCGATCCGCGACTGCCCTTTGGCGGCATCAAAAACTCCGGCTTCGGGCGCGAACTGGGCGAAGCTGGTATCAAAGAATTTGTAAACATAAAAACCTACTGGTATCAATGA